One Panulirus ornatus isolate Po-2019 chromosome 1, ASM3632096v1, whole genome shotgun sequence genomic region harbors:
- the LOC139761182 gene encoding LOW QUALITY PROTEIN: uncharacterized protein (The sequence of the model RefSeq protein was modified relative to this genomic sequence to represent the inferred CDS: inserted 2 bases in 1 codon), with protein MENSEQAILPVNSGVFMASVDLRHAYYSVKIAEKQQRFLCFKWQGKIYQFTCLPNGVADGPHLFTKLMKPIFAVLREKGHIITSFIDDTLICHCTFDGCCESVRATVDLLKKLGFCINESKSVLVPTKRLEYLGNIIDSETMTVTLPDRRIHKILPCCEELLHSDRAKIRNVARVVGLLVAAIPAAEMGKLHYRRLECAKIAALRVAKGIFDKWMVVTHEMRLDLLWWVSHIALQNRQIFRKGTELDLYTEASNLGWGGHLNQQKVNGRCSLSESALHINAKELKAISLVVRSFASLLKGQHVRVFCDNTTAVTYVNEMGGTRSSLCNDICRDLWEWCAVNDIWLTCSHVLGKVSLMADAASRTFNDRYEWKLNEELFRALSEVFGVPSIDLFASRLNAQVPTENSSRVSEGVDDIASLAVPALDGDCTHFAGQGTTADSEGGTRLASPIDGGGTPHFPTHPTDGLPLIRQCLRDRGISQAGTDIILASWRPATARQYQPHINRWLQFCGSRNIDPFAPTVTNIVNFLSVTFHRGVSYTSINTARGALSSLGITVDGCSAGSHPLVTRFLKGVFNLWPSVPRYTRTWDVQQVLQHLCAMDPLSSLXLKDLTLKLVMLMALTQAARIQTLHCLLLKNISFGQDSVCVWLGETIKQCRPKFNVRFVTFKAYSTDIRLCVCETLKMYIARTEEFRNSAHQENGKLLLSFIKPHKHVTRDTVARWIQTVLSLSGIDSSQYSAGSVQPASASKAKAMALPIGHTMARAGWSRAATFAKFYDKEIVPSHDPFQDAVLQ; from the exons ATGGAAAATTCTGAGCAGGCGATTCTTCCTGTTAACAGCGGTGTCTTCATGGCCTCTGTTGATTTGCGGCACGCCTACTATTCTGTTAAGATAGCTGAGAAGCAACAACGCTTTCTGTGTTTCAAGTGGCAAGGAAAAATTTATCAATTCACGTGTCTCCCTAATGGGGTTGCAGATGGTCCCCATCTGTTCACTAAATTAATGAAACCTATTTTTGCTGTACTTAGAGAGAAGGGACATATCATCACAAGTTTCATTGATGATACTCTTATTTGTCACTGCActtttgatggatgttgtgagagtgtgcgtgCCACTGTTGACTTGCTCAAGAAGTTAGGTTTCTGTATTAACGAAAGCAAATCTGTCTTGGTCCCCACTAAGCGCTTGGAGTATTTGGGGAACATTATAGATTCTGAGACTATGACAGTAACATTGCCTGATCGTAGGATACACAAGATACTACCATGCTGTGAGGAATTGTTACATAGTGACAGAGCCAAAATTCGGAATGTGGCCAGAGTTGTTGGGCTACTAGTTGCAGCCAttccagcagcagagatgggGAAACTGCATTACAGGCGGTTAGAATGTGCTAAGATTGCTGCGTTAAGAGTCGCAAAAGGTATCTTTGACAAATGGATGGTGGTCACTCATGAGATGAGATTGGACTTGCTTTGGTGGGTATCTCATATTGCATTGCAAAACAGACAGATTTTTCGAAAGGGTACAGAATTGGATCTGTATACTGAAGCATCAAATTTAGGTTGGGGTGGCCACCTCAATCAACAAAAAGTTAATGGGAGATGTTCATTATCAGAATCTGCCTTGCACATTAATGCAAAGGAACTCAAAGCCATCTCCCTGGTAGTGCgctcatttgcatctcttctcaAAGGACAACATGTTCGGGTGTTCTGTGATAACACGACGGCGGTGACCTATGTCAATGAAATGGGCGGCACACGGTCCTCACTGTGTAATGACATTTGCCGTGACCTTTGGGAGTGGTGTGCGGTGAATGATATCTGGCTTACCTGCTCTCATGTACTGGGTAAAGTCAGTCTCATGGCAGACGCTGCATCTCGGACATTCAATGACAGGTATGAgtggaaattgaatgaagaacTCTTTAGGGCCCTCTCTGAAGTATTTGGGGTTCCGAGCATTGATCTCTTTGCTTCTAGACTGAATGCTCAA GTGCCTACAGAAAATTCGAGCAGAGTCAGTGAAGGGGTGGATGATATTGCCTCTCTGGCCGTCCCAGCCCTGGATGGGGACTGTACTCACTTTGCTGGTCAAGGAACCACGGCTGATTCCGAGGGGGGCACACGTCTTGCGTCACCCATcgacggaggaggaacaccccATTTTCCGACACACCCGACTGATGGCTTGCCTCTTATCCGGCAATGTCTGCGAGACAGGGGCATTTCTCAGGCAGGTACGGACATCATCCTTGCCTCCTGGAGACCTGCGACTGCGAGGCAGTACCAGCCACACATTAACAGGTGGTTACAGTTTTGTGGTAGCCGGAACATCGATCCCTTTGCTCCCACTGTAACTAATATTGTGAATTTTCTGTCTGTCACTTTCCACAGAGGTGTTAGTTATACTTCAATCAACACTGCCAGGggtgcactctcctccctggggattACTGTGGATGGTTGCAGTGCAGGCAGCCATCCTCTTGTCACCAGGTTCTTAAAGGGAGTTTTTAACTTGTGGCCATCTGTCCCTAGGTATACAAGAACTTGGGATGTtcagcaggtgctacagcatctgtgtgccatggatcctttgtcctccct tttaaaggatttaacactgaagcttgtgatgttgatggcacttacgcaggctgccagaatacaaactttgcattgtttgttactgaagaatattagttttgggcaggattctgtttgtgtttggttaggggaaactattaaacagtgcaggccaaagttcaatgtgcggtttgtgacctttaaagcatattctactgacattagattgtgtgtgtgtgaaactctgaaaatgtatattgctaggacagaggagttcagaaattctgcacatcaggagaatgggaagttacTCCTAAGTTTTATCAAGCCCCACAAGCATGTAACGAGGGACACTGTTGCACGGTGGATTCAAACAGTGCTTTCTCTGTCTGGCATAGACTCCAGCCAGTATTCAGCGGGCAGTGTTCAGCCTGCAAGTGCATCAAAAGCCAAAGCCATGGCTCTACCGATTGGACACACCATGGCAAGGGCTGGGTGGTCCAGGGCTGCcacttttgccaagttttatgacaaggagattgtcccgagtcacgatcctttccaagatgctgtccttcaatag
- the LOC139750981 gene encoding uncharacterized protein: MVNHVFAHGLREEEYKEILEDAAAKRPDNCHALAPVDCNLQVLDALKIDAKKADFRLKDVGKDIITAASILTKSLTVLDKIAQTSQPHVAQEVGMLNGALALLGHANHKNNLARQFIIKREINHKYAHLCSDKVPMTRLLFGDDVSLSAKHIEESEKLRSKIAPRKPLSTSKFGPGKFRGSSGRLPYRGYMARFHPYGQRTHGPRSEHRQSFSRQGPETKNSRGRGHNPGQ, from the coding sequence ATGGTTAACCATGTATTTGCTCACGGCTTGCGAGAGGAGGAGTATAAGGAGATTTTGGAGGATGCTGCAGCCAAGAGGCCAGATAACTGTCATGCCTTAGCGCCCGTGGATTGCAACTTGCAAGTTTTAGATGCACTGAAGATTGATGCCAAGAAGGCAGACTTCCGTTTGAaggatgttgggaaagacattattacGGCTGCCTCAATTTTGACTAAGTCACTCACAGTGCTTGACAAGATCGCCCAGACTAGCCAACCACATGTTGCCCAGGAAGTGGGCATGCTTAATGGTGCCCTGGCACTCCTGGGTCATGCTAATCACAAGAATAATCTGGCTCGCCAGTTCATCATCAAGCGCGAAATTAACCACAAGTATGCTCACCTCTGTTCGGACAAGGTGCCTATGACTCGTCTTCTGTTTGGGGATGATGTCTCACTCTCAGCCAAGCACATTGAGGAGTCTGAAAAGTTAAGGAGTAAGATTGCTCCAAGGAAACCGCTTTCTACCTCGAAGTTTGGTCCTGGCAAGTTTAGGGGCTCTTCTGGGAGACTGCCATACAGGGGTTACATGGCCAGGTTTCATCCATATGGCCAACGCACGCATGGTCCCCGGAGTGAGCACAGGCAATCCTTCTCACGGCAGGGTCCTGAGACAAAAAACTCCCGAGGCCGGGGTCACAATCCCGGGCAGTAA